A genomic window from Xyrauchen texanus isolate HMW12.3.18 chromosome 15, RBS_HiC_50CHRs, whole genome shotgun sequence includes:
- the si:dkey-17m8.1 gene encoding C-Jun-amino-terminal kinase-interacting protein 4 isoform X2: MDCGESALCGVGELELDPDIVSEEAGKLYSELQLVVETHGAGVVESLLPILVWVLEGLASCRAQLREREEEAEKEKGEKEELFERYQSEKTIRKESQERYLELDDQFELERRAMRAREKEKEKRERELEKKARGQADQLSALEEQKANLTRELNSLKHTHNKLVLTHRDLLEKKKEWESEACAVRNHIHSKHRESTQDQIETSITEEHGPKAAAVSDSNTSEVTVTNDCKAEVNHNTDQYFINDILSSTPELAHLKDLVETSSPICSKTVTSGLNSSLFEEMKHAHVKEKEINEDQKGKDVEKSEEEDSLDDDMDSVEWDLRNTDSVFSELSELSRDYLESVDRGASVRDSADQFEQTLSQYEDLKHTHEMVDAARKALISRVEELTNERSALKLELASCHETINRLEGKFKEMEEETKRLRKELETFQSEDPDASLPSSLRRFSRTEMARVVMEKNQYKERLIELQEAVRRSQTLRVTKEDRIPVEGKGSVWSRFNRFLGLTKGQLAPATALAITVSSSPAPTQTPLGSPQQLSVRQTQTESSSSPRLRKRELYREIRSHVWGTLGKKQLHGWSMPLAVTNIKDCDPHPEPKDVPVLIQLRLLDQRDATAKLTCAVAVPPEISGEQTCSVWAITGPASSSDVTVIDPARSNTILDQFSLPPTSPALCICAVPPTGHTAGTVWIGTQDGGVLIHSASSSRRLCLQSVKLSEGVHSLTYSQGQVIAGLANGTLAFFTHNSDIWNLQTQEVLSLGTPPLQPIRCCLAKEGYLWVGYWNKVYMINVKNRKVEKSFTVSERSEQQVRFLCAAGSGVWTSCRLDPIFRLFDWTTGRPLQEVDLSAMVTRALGSAYLSLSPLQITALSVVSGRLWVGTGSGAIFSVTLSLSSESCSIPYCSLASAQLCYHGHRQAVKFIISAPGCRSSSSSADGTFTTSQLILSGGEGYINFRIGDDGSDGASECVPQRSERSHMIIWQSPSPSVPSPAL, encoded by the exons ATGGATTGTGGTGAAAGTGCTCTATGTGGAGTTGGAGAACTGGAGCTGGATCCAGATATTGTGAGCGAAGAAGCAGGGAAACTGTACTCAGAACTGCAG tTAGTGGTGGAGACTCATGGAGCTGGTGTGGTGGAGTCCCTGCTGCCCATCCTGGTGTGGGTTTTGGAAGGACTGGCGAGCTGCAGGGCTCAGCTGAGAGAGCGAGAAGAGgaggcagagaaagagaaaggagaGAAGGAGGAACTGTTTGAGAGATATCAGAGTGAGAAGACAATTAGAAAAGAGAGCcaagag CGCTATTTAGAGTTGGATGACCAATTTGAGCTAGAGAGGAGGGCAATGCGTGCaagagaaaaggagaaagaaaagCGAGAAAGAGAGCTAGAGAAGAAAGCCAGGGGGCAAGCTGACCAAT TGAGCGCTCTGGAGGAGCAGAAGGCAAATTTGACCCGAGAACTGAattcactgaaacacacacataacaag ttaGTACTGACACATCGAGATCTgctggaaaagaaaaaagagtGGGAGAGTGAAGCGTGTGCTGTCAG GAATCATATCCACAGCAAACACAGAGAGTCAACTCAAGATCAGATTGAAACATCCATCACTGAAGAG CATGGGCCAAAAGCTGCTGCTGTCTCTGATTCCAACACATCAGAAGTAACGGTTACTAATGACTGCAAAGCTGAGGTTAACCATAACACAGATCAATACTTTATCAATGACATTTTAAGCTCCACCCCTGAGCTGGCCCATTTGAAAGACCTTGTTGAAACAAG ctcccccatttgctccaagacagTGACGTCTGGATTAAACTCCAGTTTGTTTGAGGAAATGAAACATGCCCATGTGAAAGAAAAAGAGATAAATGAAGATCAGAAGGGGAAAGATGTTGAAAAATCAGAGGAGGAGGATAGCTTAGATGATGACATGGATAGCGTGGAGTGGGATTTGAGGAATACCGACTCCGTGTTTTCTGAGTTATCCGAACTCAGCCGCGATTATTTGGAAAGTGTGGACCGGGGGGCCAGTGTCAGAG ATAGCGCAGACCAGTTTGAGCAGACTCTTTCTCAATATGAGGACCTAAAACACACTCA TGAAATGGTGGATGCTGCTCGTAAGGCCCTTATATCCCGTGTTGAAGAGCTGACCAATGAGAGATCAGCCCTGAAATTGGAGCTTGCCTCTTGTCATGAAACCATCAATCGGTTGGAAGGAAAATTCAAGGAGATGGAAGAGGAAACCAAGCG ACTACGAAAAGAGCTGGAGACCTTTCAGTCAGAGGACCCTGAT GCCTCTCTACCTAGCTCCCTCCGTCGATTCTCTCGTACTGAAATGGCCCGGGTCGTCATGGAGAAAAATCAGTACAAAGAGCGTCTGATTGAATTGCAGGAAGCTGTGCGGCGTTCTCAGACTCTGAG AGTTACCAAAGAAGACCGCATCCCTGTGGAAGGGAAGGGAAGTGTTTGGAGCAG GTTTAACCGTTTTCTGGGGTTGACGAAGGGTCAGTTGGCTCCAGCCACAGCTTTAGCAATAACAGTCTCTTCCTCACCAGCCCCTACACAAACACCATTGGGGTCTCCACAGCAACTGTCTGtgagacaaacacaaacaga GAGTTCTTCATCTCCCAGGTTAAGGAAAAGAGAGTTGTACAGGGAAATCCGTTCTCACGTGTGGGGAACTCTGGGCAAAAAACAGCTCCATGGCTGGAGTATGCCTCTTGCGGTTACAAACATAAAG gACTGTGACCCTCATCCTGAGCCCAAAGATGTGCCTGTCCTCATCCAGTTGAGACTGCTGGACCAGAGAGATGCTACAGCAAAG CTCACATGTGCTGTTGCAGTGCCTCCAGAAATATCAGGAGAGCAGACG TGTTCTGTTTGGGCTATCACTGGACCTGCATCTAGTAGTGATGTCACAGTGATTGACCCGGCCCGCTCCAATACCATTCTGGATCAGTTCAGCCTTCCACCCACCTCCCCTGCATTATGCATCTGTGctgtgccccctactg GTCACACTGCTGGAACTGTGTGGATTGGAACACAAGATGGAGG TGTGCTGATCCATTCAGCGTCCAGCTCACGTCGGCTCTGTTTGCAGTCTGTCAAGCTTTCCGAGGGGGTGCACTCTCTGAC GTATTCTCAGGGTCAGGTGATTGCTGGATTAGCCAATGGGACACTTGCATTCTTTACCCACAATTCAG atATCTGGAATCTCCAGACTCAGGAAGTCCTTTCGCTTGGTACGCCGCCATTGCAGCCTATTCGCTGTTGCCTAGCAAAGGAGGGGTATCTTTGGGTGGGATACTGGAATAAAGTGTACATGATCAATGTGAAAAATCGGAAAGTAGAG AAATCATTCACAGTGTCTGAGCGAAGTGAGCAGCAGGTTCGTTTCCTGTGTGCAGCAGGAAGTGGAGTTTGGACCTCCTGTCGTTTGGATCCCATCTTTAGGCTTTTTGATTGGACAACTGGCCGCCCACTACAGGAAGTAGATTTATCGGCCATGGTGACTAGAGCTTTAG gCTCTGCgtacctgtctctctctcctcttcagatCACAGCTTTGTCTGTGGTCAGTGGGCGGCTGTGGGTGGGCACAGGAAGTGGTGCAATCTTCTCAGTAACCCTGTCACTCA GTTCAGAATCTTGCTCTATACCTTACTGCTCTCTGGCTTCAGCTCAGCTCTGTTACCACGGCCACCGACAAGCAGTTAAATTCATTATATCTGCTCCAG GCTGTCGCAGTTCCTCCAGTTCAGCAGATGGCACTTTTACTACCTCTCAGCTCATTCTCAGTGGAGGAGAAGGATACATCAACTTCCGAATTG GAGATGATGGAAGTGATGGCGCCAGTGAGTGTGTCCCACAGAGATCTGAGCGAAGCCACATGATAATTTGGCAGAGCCCCTCCCCCTCTGTCCCAAGCCCTGCCCTCTAA
- the si:dkey-17m8.1 gene encoding C-Jun-amino-terminal kinase-interacting protein 4 isoform X1: protein MDCGESALCGVGELELDPDIVSEEAGKLYSELQLVVETHGAGVVESLLPILVWVLEGLASCRAQLREREEEAEKEKGEKEELFERYQSEKTIRKESQERYLELDDQFELERRAMRAREKEKEKRERELEKKARGQADQLSALEEQKANLTRELNSLKHTHNKLVLTHRDLLEKKKEWESEACAVRNHIVCRNHIHSKHRESTQDQIETSITEEHGPKAAAVSDSNTSEVTVTNDCKAEVNHNTDQYFINDILSSTPELAHLKDLVETSSPICSKTVTSGLNSSLFEEMKHAHVKEKEINEDQKGKDVEKSEEEDSLDDDMDSVEWDLRNTDSVFSELSELSRDYLESVDRGASVRDSADQFEQTLSQYEDLKHTHEMVDAARKALISRVEELTNERSALKLELASCHETINRLEGKFKEMEEETKRLRKELETFQSEDPDASLPSSLRRFSRTEMARVVMEKNQYKERLIELQEAVRRSQTLRVTKEDRIPVEGKGSVWSRFNRFLGLTKGQLAPATALAITVSSSPAPTQTPLGSPQQLSVRQTQTESSSSPRLRKRELYREIRSHVWGTLGKKQLHGWSMPLAVTNIKDCDPHPEPKDVPVLIQLRLLDQRDATAKLTCAVAVPPEISGEQTCSVWAITGPASSSDVTVIDPARSNTILDQFSLPPTSPALCICAVPPTGHTAGTVWIGTQDGGVLIHSASSSRRLCLQSVKLSEGVHSLTYSQGQVIAGLANGTLAFFTHNSDIWNLQTQEVLSLGTPPLQPIRCCLAKEGYLWVGYWNKVYMINVKNRKVEKSFTVSERSEQQVRFLCAAGSGVWTSCRLDPIFRLFDWTTGRPLQEVDLSAMVTRALGSAYLSLSPLQITALSVVSGRLWVGTGSGAIFSVTLSLSSESCSIPYCSLASAQLCYHGHRQAVKFIISAPGCRSSSSSADGTFTTSQLILSGGEGYINFRIGDDGSDGASECVPQRSERSHMIIWQSPSPSVPSPAL, encoded by the exons ATGGATTGTGGTGAAAGTGCTCTATGTGGAGTTGGAGAACTGGAGCTGGATCCAGATATTGTGAGCGAAGAAGCAGGGAAACTGTACTCAGAACTGCAG tTAGTGGTGGAGACTCATGGAGCTGGTGTGGTGGAGTCCCTGCTGCCCATCCTGGTGTGGGTTTTGGAAGGACTGGCGAGCTGCAGGGCTCAGCTGAGAGAGCGAGAAGAGgaggcagagaaagagaaaggagaGAAGGAGGAACTGTTTGAGAGATATCAGAGTGAGAAGACAATTAGAAAAGAGAGCcaagag CGCTATTTAGAGTTGGATGACCAATTTGAGCTAGAGAGGAGGGCAATGCGTGCaagagaaaaggagaaagaaaagCGAGAAAGAGAGCTAGAGAAGAAAGCCAGGGGGCAAGCTGACCAAT TGAGCGCTCTGGAGGAGCAGAAGGCAAATTTGACCCGAGAACTGAattcactgaaacacacacataacaag ttaGTACTGACACATCGAGATCTgctggaaaagaaaaaagagtGGGAGAGTGAAGCGTGTGCTGTCAG GAATCATATTGTTTGCAGGAATCATATCCACAGCAAACACAGAGAGTCAACTCAAGATCAGATTGAAACATCCATCACTGAAGAG CATGGGCCAAAAGCTGCTGCTGTCTCTGATTCCAACACATCAGAAGTAACGGTTACTAATGACTGCAAAGCTGAGGTTAACCATAACACAGATCAATACTTTATCAATGACATTTTAAGCTCCACCCCTGAGCTGGCCCATTTGAAAGACCTTGTTGAAACAAG ctcccccatttgctccaagacagTGACGTCTGGATTAAACTCCAGTTTGTTTGAGGAAATGAAACATGCCCATGTGAAAGAAAAAGAGATAAATGAAGATCAGAAGGGGAAAGATGTTGAAAAATCAGAGGAGGAGGATAGCTTAGATGATGACATGGATAGCGTGGAGTGGGATTTGAGGAATACCGACTCCGTGTTTTCTGAGTTATCCGAACTCAGCCGCGATTATTTGGAAAGTGTGGACCGGGGGGCCAGTGTCAGAG ATAGCGCAGACCAGTTTGAGCAGACTCTTTCTCAATATGAGGACCTAAAACACACTCA TGAAATGGTGGATGCTGCTCGTAAGGCCCTTATATCCCGTGTTGAAGAGCTGACCAATGAGAGATCAGCCCTGAAATTGGAGCTTGCCTCTTGTCATGAAACCATCAATCGGTTGGAAGGAAAATTCAAGGAGATGGAAGAGGAAACCAAGCG ACTACGAAAAGAGCTGGAGACCTTTCAGTCAGAGGACCCTGAT GCCTCTCTACCTAGCTCCCTCCGTCGATTCTCTCGTACTGAAATGGCCCGGGTCGTCATGGAGAAAAATCAGTACAAAGAGCGTCTGATTGAATTGCAGGAAGCTGTGCGGCGTTCTCAGACTCTGAG AGTTACCAAAGAAGACCGCATCCCTGTGGAAGGGAAGGGAAGTGTTTGGAGCAG GTTTAACCGTTTTCTGGGGTTGACGAAGGGTCAGTTGGCTCCAGCCACAGCTTTAGCAATAACAGTCTCTTCCTCACCAGCCCCTACACAAACACCATTGGGGTCTCCACAGCAACTGTCTGtgagacaaacacaaacaga GAGTTCTTCATCTCCCAGGTTAAGGAAAAGAGAGTTGTACAGGGAAATCCGTTCTCACGTGTGGGGAACTCTGGGCAAAAAACAGCTCCATGGCTGGAGTATGCCTCTTGCGGTTACAAACATAAAG gACTGTGACCCTCATCCTGAGCCCAAAGATGTGCCTGTCCTCATCCAGTTGAGACTGCTGGACCAGAGAGATGCTACAGCAAAG CTCACATGTGCTGTTGCAGTGCCTCCAGAAATATCAGGAGAGCAGACG TGTTCTGTTTGGGCTATCACTGGACCTGCATCTAGTAGTGATGTCACAGTGATTGACCCGGCCCGCTCCAATACCATTCTGGATCAGTTCAGCCTTCCACCCACCTCCCCTGCATTATGCATCTGTGctgtgccccctactg GTCACACTGCTGGAACTGTGTGGATTGGAACACAAGATGGAGG TGTGCTGATCCATTCAGCGTCCAGCTCACGTCGGCTCTGTTTGCAGTCTGTCAAGCTTTCCGAGGGGGTGCACTCTCTGAC GTATTCTCAGGGTCAGGTGATTGCTGGATTAGCCAATGGGACACTTGCATTCTTTACCCACAATTCAG atATCTGGAATCTCCAGACTCAGGAAGTCCTTTCGCTTGGTACGCCGCCATTGCAGCCTATTCGCTGTTGCCTAGCAAAGGAGGGGTATCTTTGGGTGGGATACTGGAATAAAGTGTACATGATCAATGTGAAAAATCGGAAAGTAGAG AAATCATTCACAGTGTCTGAGCGAAGTGAGCAGCAGGTTCGTTTCCTGTGTGCAGCAGGAAGTGGAGTTTGGACCTCCTGTCGTTTGGATCCCATCTTTAGGCTTTTTGATTGGACAACTGGCCGCCCACTACAGGAAGTAGATTTATCGGCCATGGTGACTAGAGCTTTAG gCTCTGCgtacctgtctctctctcctcttcagatCACAGCTTTGTCTGTGGTCAGTGGGCGGCTGTGGGTGGGCACAGGAAGTGGTGCAATCTTCTCAGTAACCCTGTCACTCA GTTCAGAATCTTGCTCTATACCTTACTGCTCTCTGGCTTCAGCTCAGCTCTGTTACCACGGCCACCGACAAGCAGTTAAATTCATTATATCTGCTCCAG GCTGTCGCAGTTCCTCCAGTTCAGCAGATGGCACTTTTACTACCTCTCAGCTCATTCTCAGTGGAGGAGAAGGATACATCAACTTCCGAATTG GAGATGATGGAAGTGATGGCGCCAGTGAGTGTGTCCCACAGAGATCTGAGCGAAGCCACATGATAATTTGGCAGAGCCCCTCCCCCTCTGTCCCAAGCCCTGCCCTCTAA
- the LOC127655726 gene encoding prostate-associated microseminoprotein-like, translating into MGSNILTGQRILVIAVCLLSAFTPTLSVYRGGECTFNTKGTCEYQGQVFGIGESWITTDCYQCVCMEPFGVGCCDHISQPVDYPEWCEVIRKPDSCTSVAVMRANHKLPCLYGKWGKTQPKVWKSDNELIF; encoded by the exons ATGGGTTCAAACATCCTTACTGGTCAGCGTATACTGGTGATTGCAGTCTGTCTTCTGAGTGCATTCACACCAACTCTATCTGTGTACAGAGGGGGGGAATGCACATTCAATACCAAAG GCACTTGTGAATATCAAGGACAAGTCTTTGGGATTGGTGAGAGTTGGATTACTACAGACTGCTACCAGTGCGTGTGTATGGAGCCCTTTGGGGTGGGCTGCTGTGATCA CATCTCCCAGCCAGTAGATTATCCTGAATGGTGTGAAGTCATCAGAAAACCAGACTCTTGCACCAGTGTGGCCGTGATGAGAGCAAATCACAAACTCCCTTGTCTTTATGGAAAGTGGGGCAAGACACAACCCAAAGTCTGGAAGTCTGACAATGAACTAATATtctaa